One part of the Hydra vulgaris chromosome 01, alternate assembly HydraT2T_AEP genome encodes these proteins:
- the LOC136074075 gene encoding uncharacterized protein LOC136074075, which produces MHLFSQISYQLSNQEIESVYYPGQATTMLGMLKYPNDFQLAQGLNQLWYKDSSTTTVNNTGFTLRQAYIIQKPTTKGTFSFCIPLRHIFGFCDDYNKFIYGFKHTQTLVRKGDTEAIFRNALAAAGKVNLDKTSLIMPYVTCDSIRFRVNLYKSIKSKVTLPVTFRARQCNTITVLQSTRFSWRLSVKTSPEKPRYVIVGFQTNKDGNQEVNSSIFDHCDLYYIMLNQERYPAVDYNLSFPNHHFLRAYRDASVFSEKFYGTNDLITQSNITPSDYKDLYPLFVFDVSRQSEKLKSSVVDVQINATFNAAVPADMKRLLL; this is translated from the coding sequence ATGCACTTATTTAGTCAAATATCATATCAATTATCAAACCAAGAAATAGAATCAGTTTATTATCCAGGTCAAGCAACAACAATGTTAGGAATGCTTAAATACCCAAATGACTTTCAATTAGCACAAGGATTAAATCAATTGTGGTACAAAGATTCTTCAACAACAACAGTTAATAACACAGGGTTTACATTAAGACAAGCATACATAATTCAGAAACCCACTACAAAGGGAACATTTTCATTTTGTATACCTTTAAGACACATTTTTGGATTCTGCGATGATTACAACAAGTTTATTTACGGATTTAAACATACACAAACTCTTGTTAGAAAAGGTGATACCGAAGCAATTTTTAGAAACGCTCTTGCAGCTGCAGGAAAAGTTAATCTTGATAAAACATCATTGATCATGCCATATGTGACTTGTGACTCCATCAGATTCAGAGTTAATCtttacaaaagtattaaatcaAAAGTGACACTTCCAGTAACTTTTCGCGCAAGGCAGTGTAATACTATAACTGTTCTACAATCTACAAGGTTTTCTTGGAGACTTAGCGTAAAGACATCTCCAGAAAAACCAAGATACGTCATTGTTGGATTCCAAACAAATAAGGATGGAAATCAAGAAGTTAATTCTTCGATATTTGATCATTGtgacttatattatattatgcttAATCAAGAAAGATATCCAGCTGTTGACTATAACTTATCATTTCCAAATCATCATTTTTTAAGAGCCTATAGAGATGCATCTGTATTTAGTGAAAAATTTTATGGAACGAACGATTTAATAACACAAAGCAACATAACTCCTTCAGACTATAAAGATTTATACCCACTCTTTGTTTTTGATGTTAGTAGAcaatcagaaaaattaaaatcatcagTAGTAGATGTACAAATTAACGCAACATTTAATGCAGCTGTTCCAGCAGATATGAAGCGTTTGCTGTTGTAA
- the LOC136074074 gene encoding uncharacterized protein LOC136074074 yields the protein MKNYVTHYENLKLYVRLGLKITKIHRGLSFKQSSWFDKTTNDFEKDFFKLMNNSVFGKTMENIENRVDVRLVTNRNEAVKLASRPNFESRTIFDENLIAIYMKRTKSMYNKPIYLGMCILDLTKTLMYEFHYDYIKNKYSDRAKLLFTDTDSLANEIKTKDFYADISENVERKFDTSEFDPKHPAIELVGFKVKINKKVIGMFKDETGETQIEEFVGLRSKLYSYKVHGKENKKCKGIKKNIVKII from the coding sequence atgaaaaattatgTTACCCATTATGAAAATCTTAAATTGTATGTAAGATTAGGTCTAAAGATCACAAAAATTCATAGAGGTCTAAGTTTTAAACAAAGCTCTTGGTTTGACAAGACAAcgaatgattttgaaaaagactttttcaaaCTGATGAACAACTCAGTATTTGGAAAAACAATGGAGAACATTGAGAACAGAGTTGATGTTAGATTAGTGACGAATAGAAATGAAGCTGTTAAATTAGCTTCAAGACCAAACTTCGAAAGTCGaacgatatttgatgaaaatttaatagcgATTTACATGAAGAGAACCAAATCAATGTATAACAAACCAATTTACTTaggtatgtgtattttagatttaactAAAACTCTAATGTACGAATTTCATTACgattatataaagaataaatattctGATCGagcaaaactattatttacagATACTGATTCTTTAGCAAacgaaataaaaacaaaagatttttatgctgatatttctgaaaatgttgaaaggaaatttgatacaagtgaatttgaTCCAAAGCATCCAGCAATAGAACTTGTAGGattcaaagttaaaataaataaaaaagtaattggaatgtttaaagatgagaCTGGAGAAACGCAAATTGAAGAATTTGTAGGATTAAGATCTAAATTGTATTCCTACAAAGTACAcggtaaagaaaataaaaaatgtaaaggaataaagaaaaatattgtaaaaatcatATAA